Genomic DNA from Paenibacillus donghaensis:
ATTTTTTGAACGGGAGAGAGCTATGGGAGCTAATACGGTACAGCAGGGTAATCCTGTAAAACCCAAACGGGTTAAAAACAAAAAAAGCTACAAACAGCCGTGGATACTTCATTTTATGGTGCTGCCTGCAGCAATTATGGTGTTTATTTTTGCTTATATCCCCATGTCAGGCGTTCTGATGGCATTTCAGGACTATAAGCCGGCATTGGGGTTTTTCGATTCTCCATGGGTCGGGCTGAAGCATTTCCGCTACATGTGGGAGAATGAATATTTCCTGCAGATTACCTATAACACCCTGTTTTTCGCCATTTCCAAAATGGTGATGAACCTGGTCATTCCGTTCTTCTTCGCGCTTCTACTCAATGAGGTCCGCAAGATGGCGCTGAAAAGAACGATCCAAACACTCGTGTATCTGCCTCACTTTCTGTCATGGGTTACCCTGTCGGGTATCTTGATTGATATCCTGGCCCAGACCGGTCTGATGAATCAGTTCCTCACCAGTGTGTTTGGCATTAAGCCCATCTTCTTCCTGGGGGATGGCGGCTGGTTCCGCTTCACCGTTATTTTCAGTGATGTGTGGAAGGAATTTGGTTTCAATATGATTATCTTCCTGGCGGCATTGTCCGGCATTAACCCGGCCCTCTATGAAGCAGCTGAGGTAGACGGCGCAGGCCGCTGGAAACAGACACTTTATATTACCATACCGTCTCTGATTCCGATTGCGATTGTTATTGCCACACTGGCACTCGGCAACGTGCTTAACGCCAACTTTGACCAAATCTTTAACCTCTACAGCCCGCTGATTTACCAGCAGGGGGATATTATTGATACGTTTGTATACAGAGAAGGCCTGCTTAGCGGCCAGTTCAGCTTCGCTACCGCAGTCAATCTGTTCAAATCCTTCATCAGCTTGATCTTGATCGTAATTTCATATCGTCTGGCATACCGTTTTGCCGGCTACAGAATTTTCTAGAAAGGGGGACAACGCGATGTATCATAAAACAACTTCGTACCGGATTTTCAGTGTATTCAACAATGTGATTCTGACCCTAGTATCGATTCTGTGCTTATTGCCGCTATACCATCTGTTGATGGTGTCGCTCAGTTCTACTGCTCCGGCGAATGCCGGTCTGGTTACCTTCTGGCCGATCGGCTTCACGTTGGAGGCTTATGCCAAGACGTTCAACAACGTCAACTTCCTCAATTCCCTATGGGTATCCGTACAGCGTACCGTGCTAGGAACTGGACTTGCCCTGGTCGTCAATACGATTGCCGCCTATGCCCTGTCCAAGGAGACCCGGGTCTTCCGGGCACGGAACATCTATCTGTGGTATTTCGTAGTGACCATGCTGTTCAGCGGCGGACTGATTCCGGGATATATCCTGATTCTGAAGCTCGGCCTGATGAACAACCTGCTGGCACTGATTCTTCCGGGACTTGTGGCTGTATTCAATATCATTCTGCTGCTGAACTTCTTCCGTGGCGTTCCGAGGGATCTGGAGGAAGCGGCCTTCATCGACGGAGCGGGTCACTTCCGCACCTTCATCAGTATTTATCTGCCGGTCTCCCTGCCGGTTATCGCTACAGTCTCCCTGTTTATGATGGTGGGACACTGGAATGCGTATTTTGACGGAATTATCTATATCAGAGATGCTGAGAAGCTGCCTCTGGCTACGTTCATGCAGACAATTATCGTTCAGGCGGACATGTCGAAGCTTGATCCGTCAGCTGTGGCGAATCTGTCCCAGCGTACGATCCGGGCCTCGCAGATCTTCATCAGCGCCTTGCCGATCCTGCTGGTCTACCCGTTCCTGCAGCGTTTCTTCGTTACAGGCATCGTGGTTGGCGCAGTCAAAGAATAACTATCAAACTTAGACAAAGGATGACGACATCTTGGAAAATATACAATTGACTGAATTGCTACAGAAGATGACTCTGGAGGAAAAAGTAGCACAAATGCTGCAGCTCGTAGCCTCCTATTTCATCGGATCTGGGGAAGACAGCCAGATTACCGGTCCGATGGAGTCACTCGGAATTACAGAAGAAACGGTAGCACAGGCTGGGACCGCACTAGGTCTTGGCGGTGCGGCCAAGATCATCCAGGTTCAGGAAAACCATATGAAGAATGACCGCCTGGGCATTCCGTTGATTTTCATGGCGGATATTATCCACGGCTACAAGACGATCTTTCCGGTACCGCTGGCTATCGGCAGCTCCTGGGATCAGGAGCTGGCGGAACAGAGTGCAGCGATTGCGGCTAAGGAATCGGCTGTGTCGGGATTGCATGTGACATTTGCTCCAATGGTGGACCTGGTGCGTGATCCGCGCTGGGGCCGTGTGATGGAATCGACCGGAGAAGATTCGTATCTGAACAGCCTGTTTGCCCGCGCATTTGTGCGCGGTTTCCAGGGGGAGGATCTGACGAATGATTTCAGCCGTGTCGCTGCCTGTGTGAAACACTTCGCCGCCTATGGTGCGGGTGAAGGCGGACGGGAATACAACACGGTTGATCTCTCGGAGCGTCAACTGCGCGAATATTATTTCCCGGCCTATAAGGCTGCACTGGAAGAGGGCTGTGAGATGGTTATGACTTCGTTCAATACCGTCCACGGTTCTCCGGCTACCGGGAACAAACCGCTGATGCGCGGGGTGCTTCGCGAGGAATGGGGCTTCGATGGCGTGTTGATCTCGGATTGGGGCGCAGTGATTGAGCTGATTGCCCACGGAGTGGCCGAAGATGAGAAGGCAGCTGCTCTACTGGCGGTGAACGCGGGTGTTGATATTGAGATGATGACCTCCTGTTATCCTAAATTTCTGCCGGAGCTGGTCCGCAGCGGCCAGGTGGACGAAGCATTGATCGACGAGGCGGTGCTCAGAATCCTGACGCTGAAGAACAAGCTTGGCCTGTTCGAGAACCCGCTGCGCGGAGCAGATCCTGAAGCGGAGCGTGAGGTCGTCTATTGCGACGAGCACAGAGCGGCAGCACGCAAGCTGGCTTCCAAATCTGCAGTTCTGCTGAAGAACTCCGGCATTCTGCCACTTGAGGCGGATCGCAAGCTTGCACTGATCGGACCTTTTGCCCAGAGTACCGATATTCTTGGTCCTTGGGCCTGGAACGGCGCCGAGGGAAACATTGCTACCCTTGAAGAGGCATTCAAAGGCAAGATTGAAGCGTCCAATCTGCTGGTCGCTCAAGGCTCCGGCATAGATACGGTAACGACAGGGCAGCTTGAAGAAGCACTGCGGACCGCAGCACAGGCCGATGTGATTGTACTTGCACTGGGTGAAAGCTCACCGATGAGCGGAGAAGGCGGCAGCCGGGCGGATATTACCCTGCCTAAAGCACAGCTTCAGCTGATTGCCCACCTGCGCACCTTGGACAAGCCGATGGTAACCATCCTGTTCAACGGACGCCCGCTGGATCTGCACGGTGTTTATGATCAGGTCGATGCGCTGCTGGAAGCCTGGTTCCCGGGCAGTGAGGGTGCACTGGCGATTGCGGATATTATTTTTGGTGCCGTGAATCCGTCCGGACGTCTGTCTATGTCGTTCCCGCAGGCAGTAGGACAGATTCCGGTCTATTATAATCATTTCAACACCGGACGTCCGAAGAAAGCCTCCGAGCCGGAGAACCGTTATGCTTCACAGTATCTGGATATTCCGAATGAGCCCTTATATCCATTTGGCTTCGGCCTTAGTTATACAGAATTTGAGTATAGCCAGATGACGTTGTCTTCGGAGGAAATGAATCCGCAGTCCGCGCTGGAGGTCAAGGTAACACTCACGAATAAAGGCGTGCTGGCCGGGGAAGAAGTGGTTCAGCTCTATATTCGTGATATTACAGGCGAAGTAGTCCGTCCAGTGAAAGAACTGAAGGGATATTCCAAGGTTCTGCTGCAGC
This window encodes:
- the bglX gene encoding beta-glucosidase BglX; amino-acid sequence: MTLEEKVAQMLQLVASYFIGSGEDSQITGPMESLGITEETVAQAGTALGLGGAAKIIQVQENHMKNDRLGIPLIFMADIIHGYKTIFPVPLAIGSSWDQELAEQSAAIAAKESAVSGLHVTFAPMVDLVRDPRWGRVMESTGEDSYLNSLFARAFVRGFQGEDLTNDFSRVAACVKHFAAYGAGEGGREYNTVDLSERQLREYYFPAYKAALEEGCEMVMTSFNTVHGSPATGNKPLMRGVLREEWGFDGVLISDWGAVIELIAHGVAEDEKAAALLAVNAGVDIEMMTSCYPKFLPELVRSGQVDEALIDEAVLRILTLKNKLGLFENPLRGADPEAEREVVYCDEHRAAARKLASKSAVLLKNSGILPLEADRKLALIGPFAQSTDILGPWAWNGAEGNIATLEEAFKGKIEASNLLVAQGSGIDTVTTGQLEEALRTAAQADVIVLALGESSPMSGEGGSRADITLPKAQLQLIAHLRTLDKPMVTILFNGRPLDLHGVYDQVDALLEAWFPGSEGALAIADIIFGAVNPSGRLSMSFPQAVGQIPVYYNHFNTGRPKKASEPENRYASQYLDIPNEPLYPFGFGLSYTEFEYSQMTLSSEEMNPQSALEVKVTLTNKGVLAGEEVVQLYIRDITGEVVRPVKELKGYSKVLLQPGESKQVSFIVTEEQLRYHHSDLSFTSDAGEFAVFVGANSRDAEEKRFRLQK
- a CDS encoding carbohydrate ABC transporter permease, with protein sequence MYHKTTSYRIFSVFNNVILTLVSILCLLPLYHLLMVSLSSTAPANAGLVTFWPIGFTLEAYAKTFNNVNFLNSLWVSVQRTVLGTGLALVVNTIAAYALSKETRVFRARNIYLWYFVVTMLFSGGLIPGYILILKLGLMNNLLALILPGLVAVFNIILLLNFFRGVPRDLEEAAFIDGAGHFRTFISIYLPVSLPVIATVSLFMMVGHWNAYFDGIIYIRDAEKLPLATFMQTIIVQADMSKLDPSAVANLSQRTIRASQIFISALPILLVYPFLQRFFVTGIVVGAVKE
- a CDS encoding ABC transporter permease, translated to MGANTVQQGNPVKPKRVKNKKSYKQPWILHFMVLPAAIMVFIFAYIPMSGVLMAFQDYKPALGFFDSPWVGLKHFRYMWENEYFLQITYNTLFFAISKMVMNLVIPFFFALLLNEVRKMALKRTIQTLVYLPHFLSWVTLSGILIDILAQTGLMNQFLTSVFGIKPIFFLGDGGWFRFTVIFSDVWKEFGFNMIIFLAALSGINPALYEAAEVDGAGRWKQTLYITIPSLIPIAIVIATLALGNVLNANFDQIFNLYSPLIYQQGDIIDTFVYREGLLSGQFSFATAVNLFKSFISLILIVISYRLAYRFAGYRIF